The Megalops cyprinoides isolate fMegCyp1 chromosome 12, fMegCyp1.pri, whole genome shotgun sequence genome contains a region encoding:
- the LOC118786507 gene encoding creatine kinase, testis isozyme-like isoform X2, whose protein sequence is MAKLKIKKLCAEKEYPDLSQHSNHMAKVLTKDMYKTLREHSTPNGFAIDGFMQAGVYNLGHPFIMTVGCVAGDEETYEVFKELLDPVIEDRHGGYKPTDKHKTDLNPEHLKGGDDLDPNYVLSSRVRTGRSIRGFCLPPHCSRGERRGIEKLSIEALSALDGDLKGKYYALKNMTEQEQQQLIDDHFLFDKPVSPLLLASGMARDWPDARGIWHNDNKTFLVWINEEDHLRVISMQKGGNMREVFTRFCTGLTKIESLFKQKGHEFMWNEHLGYVLTCPSNLGTGLRGGVHVKLPNVSKHDKFGEILKRLRLQKRGTGGVDTAAVGGVFDISNADRLGFSEVELVQMVVDGVKLLVEMEKRLEKGQSIDDLMPAQK, encoded by the exons ATGgccaaactgaaaataaagaagTTGTGTGCTGAAAAGGAATACCCTGACTTAAGTCAACACAGCAACCACATGGCCAAGGTCTTAACCAAGGACATGTACAAGACACTGAGAGAGCACTCTACGCCCAATGGATTCGCCATAGATGGTTTCATGCAGGCTGGGGTTTATAATCTTG GCCACCCATTTATCATGACAGTGGGCTGCGTGGCAGGAGATGAGGAGACCTATGAAGTTTTTAAGGAGCTGCTGGACCCTGTCATTGAGGACCGACATGGAGGATACAAGCCCACAGATAAACACAAGACTGACCTGAACCCTGAACATCTGAAG gGTGGGGATGACCTGGACCCCAACTACGTCCTCAGCTCCCGAGTCCGAACCGGCAGGAGCATCCGTGGGTTCTGCCTGCCCCCCCACTGCAGCCGTGGAGAGCGGCGTGGCATTGAGAAACTCTCCATTGAAG CATTAAGTGCCCTGGATGGGGACCTGAAAGGCAAATACTACGCCCTGAAGAACATGACAGagcaagagcagcagcagctaatTGAtgaccacttcctgtttgacaAGCCTGTTTCTCCCTTGTTGCTGGCTTCTGGAATGGCGCGTGACTGGCCCGATGCCAGAGGAATCTG GCACAATGACAATAAGACTTTCCTAGTCTGGATCAACGAGGAGGATCACCTCCGAGTCATTTCCATGCAGAAGGGAGGGAACATGAGGGAGGTCTTCACCCGCTTCTGCACTGGCCTCACCAAG ATTGAGTCCCTGTTCAAGCAGAAGGGCCATGAGTTCATGTGGAACGAGCACTTGGGCTACGTCCTGACCTGCCCCTCGAACCTGGGCACTGGCCTCCGTGGCGGAGTACACGTGAAGCTGCCCAACGTCAGCAAACATGACAAATTTGGCGAGATTCTGAAAAGACTGAGACTCCAGAAGCGTGGAACAG GTGGTGTGGACACCGCAGCTGTGGGCGGAGTCTTCGACATCTCCAACGCTGACCGCCTGGGCTTCTCTGAGGTGGAGCTGGTGCAGATGGTGGTGGATGGAGTCAAGCTGCTGGTAGAGATGGAGAAGCGTCTGGAGAAGGGCCAGTCCATCGATGACCTCATGCCTGCGCAGAAGTGA
- the LOC118786507 gene encoding creatine kinase B-type-like isoform X1 yields the protein MPFGNTHNQMKMNYSAEQEYPDLSKHNNHMAKVLTSAMYERLRSKQTPSGFTLDDVIQTGVDNPGHPFIMTVGCVAGDEETYEVFKELLDPVIEDRHGGYKPTDKHKTDLNPEHLKGGDDLDPNYVLSSRVRTGRSIRGFCLPPHCSRGERRGIEKLSIEALSALDGDLKGKYYALKNMTEQEQQQLIDDHFLFDKPVSPLLLASGMARDWPDARGIWHNDNKTFLVWINEEDHLRVISMQKGGNMREVFTRFCTGLTKIESLFKQKGHEFMWNEHLGYVLTCPSNLGTGLRGGVHVKLPNVSKHDKFGEILKRLRLQKRGTGGVDTAAVGGVFDISNADRLGFSEVELVQMVVDGVKLLVEMEKRLEKGQSIDDLMPAQK from the exons ATGCCTTTCGGCAACACTCACAACCAGATGAAGATGAACTACTCCGCGGAGCAGGAGTACCCCGACCTCAGCAAGCATAATAATCACATGGCAAAGGTGCTGACTTCGGCGATGTATGAACGCCTCCGGAGCAAACAAACTCCCAGTGGATTTACACTGGATGATGTCATTCAAACTGGGGTTGATAACCCAG GCCACCCATTTATCATGACAGTGGGCTGCGTGGCAGGAGATGAGGAGACCTATGAAGTTTTTAAGGAGCTGCTGGACCCTGTCATTGAGGACCGACATGGAGGATACAAGCCCACAGATAAACACAAGACTGACCTGAACCCTGAACATCTGAAG gGTGGGGATGACCTGGACCCCAACTACGTCCTCAGCTCCCGAGTCCGAACCGGCAGGAGCATCCGTGGGTTCTGCCTGCCCCCCCACTGCAGCCGTGGAGAGCGGCGTGGCATTGAGAAACTCTCCATTGAAG CATTAAGTGCCCTGGATGGGGACCTGAAAGGCAAATACTACGCCCTGAAGAACATGACAGagcaagagcagcagcagctaatTGAtgaccacttcctgtttgacaAGCCTGTTTCTCCCTTGTTGCTGGCTTCTGGAATGGCGCGTGACTGGCCCGATGCCAGAGGAATCTG GCACAATGACAATAAGACTTTCCTAGTCTGGATCAACGAGGAGGATCACCTCCGAGTCATTTCCATGCAGAAGGGAGGGAACATGAGGGAGGTCTTCACCCGCTTCTGCACTGGCCTCACCAAG ATTGAGTCCCTGTTCAAGCAGAAGGGCCATGAGTTCATGTGGAACGAGCACTTGGGCTACGTCCTGACCTGCCCCTCGAACCTGGGCACTGGCCTCCGTGGCGGAGTACACGTGAAGCTGCCCAACGTCAGCAAACATGACAAATTTGGCGAGATTCTGAAAAGACTGAGACTCCAGAAGCGTGGAACAG GTGGTGTGGACACCGCAGCTGTGGGCGGAGTCTTCGACATCTCCAACGCTGACCGCCTGGGCTTCTCTGAGGTGGAGCTGGTGCAGATGGTGGTGGATGGAGTCAAGCTGCTGGTAGAGATGGAGAAGCGTCTGGAGAAGGGCCAGTCCATCGATGACCTCATGCCTGCGCAGAAGTGA
- the trmt61a gene encoding tRNA (adenine(58)-N(1))-methyltransferase catalytic subunit TRMT61A, giving the protein MSFVEYADLIQEGDVAIIFMGHDSMFPVKVQQGAQTQTRYGVIRHSTDLIGRRFGSKVTCSKGGWVYVLHPTPELWTLNLPHRTQILYTTDIANITMMLELKPGSVVCESGTGSGSLSHAILRTIAPTGRLYTVEFHQQRAEKAIEEFREHKVGHLVTVLNQDVCKDGFGVTGVADAVFLDIPSPWEAIGHAKSAIKRHGGRLCSFSPCIEQVQRTCAALAEHGFGEICTLEVLLRVFDVRSVSLALPDFGPDDPLQAGPDAPGEGGAPGTPAANATVTCKTAMPPREMAGHTGYLTFATKSLV; this is encoded by the exons ATGAGTTTTGTGGAGTACGCCGACCTCATCCAGGAGGGGGATGTGGCCATCATCTTCATGGGCCACGACTCCATGTTCCCGGTGAAGGTGCAGCAGGGGGCCCAGACCCAGACGCGCTACGGTGTGATCCGCCACTCCACGGACCTGATCGGCCGCCGTTTCGGCTCCAAGGTCACGTGCAGCAAGGGCGGCTGGGTGTACGTGCTGCACCCCACGCCGGAGCTGTGGACCCTTAATTTGCCACACCGCACCCAGATTCTCTACACCACCGACATCGCCAACATCACCATGATGCTGGAACTGAAGCCAGGCTCCGTGGTCTGTGAGTCAG GCACGGGCAGCGGCTCCCTCTCGCACGCCATCCTCCGCACCATCGCGCCCACCGGCCGCCTCTACACCGTGGAGTTCCACCAGCAGCGGGCCGAGAAGGCCATCGAGGAGTTCCGCGAGCACAAGGTGGGCCACCTGGTCACCGTGCTCAACCAGGACGTCTGCAAGGACGGCTTCGGGGTGACGGGCGTGGCCGACGCCGTCTTCCTGGACATCCCGTCCCCCTGGGAGGCCATCGGCCACGCCAAGAGCGCCATCAAGAGACACG ggggTCGCCTGTGCTCCTTCTCCCCCTGCATCGAGCAGGTGCAGCGGACGTGCGCGGCGCTGGCGGAGCACGGCTTCGGGGAGATCTGCACCCTGGAGGTGCTGCTCCGGGTCTTCGACGTGCGCTCCGTCTCCCTCGCCCTGCCCGACTTCGGGCCCGACGATCCCCTCCAGGCTGGCCCCGACGCTCCGGGAGAAGGGGGCGCACCTGGGACCCCCGCTGCTAACGCCACCGTCACCTGCAAGACGGCCATGCCACCTCGAGAAATGGCTGGCCACACCGGATACCTGACTTTCGCCACTAAGAGCCTGGTGTAG